From Corallococcus macrosporus, the proteins below share one genomic window:
- the guaB gene encoding IMP dehydrogenase produces MLNPDIRLALTFDDVLLLPGESAVTPRDADLTTRLTRNIRLNVPLLSAAMDTVTEARTAIAMAQEGGIGVIHKNMTPEQQALEVLKVKKFESGMVVDPITIEPKAPLARALELMKVHGVSGVPVVQGKRLVGILTSRDVRFEKNFSQKVEDVMTTKLVTGREGIAQEDAQKLLHEHRIEKLLVVNEAYELKGLITIKDIEKRRTHPYAAKDAKGRLLCAAAVGVSADREARIDALIKAGVDVIVVDTAHGHSKGVIEGVRDTRKNFKGFDLIAGNVATAEGTRALIEAGVDAVKVGIGPGSICTTRVVAGVGVPQVTAVDDCAREADKHGIPIISDGGIKYSGDIVKALAAGASSVMIGSLFAGTEESPGDVILYQGRSYKSYRGMGSLGAMKQGAKDRYFQSDVEAVKLVPEGIEGRVPYKGTLSMNVHQMLGGIRSGMGYVGCATIEELRTKANFVRITSAGLKESHVHDVIITEEAPNYRME; encoded by the coding sequence ATGTTGAACCCCGATATCCGGCTGGCCCTCACCTTCGACGACGTGCTCCTGCTGCCCGGTGAGAGCGCCGTCACCCCGCGTGATGCCGACCTCACCACCCGCCTGACGCGCAACATCCGGCTGAACGTGCCCCTGCTGTCCGCCGCCATGGACACCGTGACGGAGGCGAGAACCGCCATCGCCATGGCGCAGGAGGGCGGCATCGGCGTCATCCACAAGAACATGACGCCCGAGCAGCAGGCCCTGGAGGTCCTCAAGGTCAAGAAGTTCGAGAGCGGCATGGTGGTGGACCCCATCACCATTGAGCCCAAAGCACCGCTCGCCCGCGCCCTGGAGCTGATGAAGGTGCACGGCGTGTCCGGCGTGCCCGTGGTGCAGGGCAAGCGCCTGGTGGGCATCCTCACCAGCCGCGACGTGCGCTTCGAGAAGAACTTCTCCCAGAAGGTCGAGGACGTGATGACGACGAAGCTCGTCACCGGCCGCGAGGGCATTGCCCAGGAGGACGCCCAGAAGCTCCTGCACGAGCACCGCATCGAGAAGCTTCTCGTCGTGAACGAGGCCTACGAGCTCAAGGGCCTCATCACCATCAAGGACATCGAGAAGCGCCGCACCCACCCGTACGCAGCCAAGGACGCCAAGGGCCGCCTGCTCTGCGCCGCCGCCGTGGGCGTGTCCGCGGACCGCGAGGCCCGCATCGACGCGCTGATCAAGGCGGGCGTGGACGTCATCGTCGTGGACACCGCGCACGGCCACTCGAAGGGCGTGATTGAAGGCGTGCGCGACACGCGCAAGAACTTCAAGGGCTTCGACCTCATCGCCGGCAACGTGGCGACGGCCGAGGGCACGCGCGCCCTGATTGAGGCGGGCGTGGACGCGGTGAAGGTGGGCATTGGCCCGGGCTCCATCTGCACCACCCGCGTGGTGGCCGGCGTGGGCGTGCCCCAGGTGACGGCGGTGGATGACTGCGCCCGCGAGGCGGACAAGCACGGCATCCCCATCATCTCCGACGGCGGCATCAAGTACTCGGGCGATATCGTGAAGGCCCTCGCCGCGGGCGCCAGCTCCGTGATGATCGGCTCGCTGTTCGCCGGCACCGAGGAGTCCCCCGGCGACGTCATCCTGTACCAGGGCCGCAGCTACAAGAGCTACCGAGGCATGGGCAGCCTGGGCGCCATGAAGCAGGGCGCCAAGGACCGCTACTTCCAGTCCGACGTGGAGGCGGTGAAGCTGGTGCCGGAGGGCATCGAGGGCCGCGTCCCGTACAAGGGCACGCTCTCCATGAACGTGCACCAGATGCTGGGCGGCATCCGCAGCGGCATGGGCTACGTGGGGTGCGCCACCATCGAGGAGCTGCGCACGAAGGCCAACTTCGTCCGCATCACGTCCGCCGGGCTCAAGGAGAGCCACGTGCACGACGTCATCATCACCGAGGAAGCGCCCAACTACCGGATGGAGTAG